One segment of Bradyrhizobium sp. CB2312 DNA contains the following:
- a CDS encoding metallophosphoesterase, translating into MSEFRLTQISDTHLGRRFPGLIANFHRVSAHIDTERPDLVVNTGDVSFDGPSSRDDVAFAKSLHADLPVACRYLPGNHDIGDNPTAIGPAPKPPVAEAHRRQFCDLIGEDHWSFEAAGWRFIGLNSLVMNSGLAFEAEQFDWLASEIARVNGRPVALFVHKPVFLHLPDDPETPETSIRYVPQPARARLIEMFAHVDLRLIASGHVHQRRDFTHRHTRHVWAPSAGFKINDARQDRIAIKEVGLVEYRFRPDSVEVRHVRAAGQVDIDIEELFAQMGGEH; encoded by the coding sequence ATGTCCGAATTTCGCCTGACGCAGATTTCCGACACGCATCTTGGCCGGCGCTTTCCTGGCCTGATCGCCAACTTCCATCGCGTCAGCGCGCACATCGACACCGAGCGGCCCGATCTCGTCGTCAACACCGGCGACGTCTCCTTCGACGGGCCGAGCAGCCGCGATGATGTCGCGTTCGCCAAGAGCCTGCACGCCGACCTGCCCGTCGCCTGCCGCTATCTGCCGGGCAATCACGACATCGGCGACAATCCGACCGCGATCGGTCCAGCGCCAAAACCGCCGGTCGCCGAAGCGCACCGCCGGCAGTTCTGCGACCTCATCGGCGAAGACCATTGGTCGTTCGAAGCGGCCGGCTGGCGCTTCATCGGCCTCAACTCGCTGGTGATGAATTCAGGGCTCGCCTTCGAGGCCGAGCAGTTCGACTGGCTCGCCTCCGAGATCGCGCGCGTGAACGGCAGGCCGGTTGCGCTGTTCGTGCACAAGCCGGTGTTTCTCCACCTGCCCGACGACCCCGAGACGCCGGAGACCTCGATCCGCTACGTCCCGCAGCCGGCGCGGGCGCGGCTGATCGAGATGTTTGCACATGTCGACCTGCGCCTGATCGCCAGCGGTCACGTGCATCAGCGGCGCGACTTCACCCACCGCCATACGCGCCACGTCTGGGCGCCCTCGGCCGGCTTCAAGATCAACGATGCGCGCCAGGACCGCATCGCGATCAAGGAAGTCGGACTGGTGGAATACCGCTTCCGGCCCGACAGTGTTGAGGTCCGCCACGTCCGCGCGGCGGGTCAGGTCGATATCGACATTGAGGAGCTGTTCGCCCAGATGGGCGGCGAGCATTAA